A genomic stretch from Pontibacter liquoris includes:
- a CDS encoding 3-hydroxyacyl-CoA dehydrogenase/enoyl-CoA hydratase family protein translates to MKRIIKKVAVLGSGVMGSRIACHFANIGVQVLLLDIAPKELLPEEEKKGLTLESKAVRNRLVNGHLQAAIASNPSPLYSKSDARLIQTGNFDDNMKDIATADWTIEVVVENLKIKKLVYEQVEQFRKPGTLISSNTSGIPIHLMLDGRSDDFRKHFCGTHFFNPPRYLKLLEIIPTPETDREVLDFLLHYGDLYLGKTTVLAKDTPAFIANRVGIYAIMQGLQVMNKLGLNVDEVDRISGPVIGRPKSATFRTLDVVGLDTLANVANGLYQTGEQDESRELFKLPGYLQQMVENKWLGDKTGQGFYKKTKDASGKTEILTLDLNTLEYGPKQRAKFQSLEVLKPIEDLKKRVKAFSGQSDKAAQFFNESLYGLFQYVSNRIPEISDELYRIDDAMRAGFGWELGPFEYWDALGAREGVQRMLEAGYKPAAWVEEMLNHGKESFYIVENGQRRFYDIQSKEYKAIPGAESFIILNNLRGSKTVWENSGASLIDLGDGILNVEFHTKMNTMGGDVIMGLNKGIELAEKEFRGMVVGSDGANFSAGANVGLIYMYALDQDFDELNMIIRQFQNTMMRMRYSAIPVVGAPHGLTLGGGCELNLHVDHIQAAAETYMGLVEFGVGLIPGGGGTKEMTLRAADMYADGDIEYNDLKNVYLNIGMAKVSTSAKEAVELGYMRKRDGITINSNRLLADAKAQAILLAEAGYTRPVPRTNIKVQGKGALAMFLTGANAMYTGRYISEHDKKISHKLAYVMCGGDLSAPTEVSEQYLLDLEREAFLSLTGERKTLERIKSILTTGKPLRN, encoded by the coding sequence ATGAAAAGAATTATTAAGAAAGTAGCGGTATTAGGCTCCGGTGTGATGGGCTCCCGCATTGCCTGCCACTTTGCCAACATTGGCGTGCAGGTGCTGCTGCTCGATATAGCACCGAAAGAGCTCCTGCCCGAGGAGGAGAAAAAGGGCCTGACGCTGGAAAGCAAAGCCGTACGCAACCGCCTGGTAAACGGCCACCTGCAGGCAGCCATCGCCTCTAACCCTTCGCCGCTTTACAGCAAATCCGATGCGCGTCTGATCCAGACCGGCAACTTCGACGATAACATGAAAGACATCGCCACTGCCGACTGGACTATTGAGGTAGTGGTAGAGAACCTGAAAATAAAGAAACTGGTGTATGAGCAGGTGGAGCAATTCCGCAAGCCTGGCACGCTTATTTCGTCTAACACTTCGGGCATTCCGATCCACCTGATGCTGGACGGCCGCTCCGACGATTTTAGAAAGCACTTCTGCGGCACGCACTTCTTTAACCCGCCGCGCTACCTCAAGCTGCTGGAGATCATCCCGACGCCGGAAACGGACCGCGAAGTATTGGATTTCCTGCTGCATTACGGCGATCTATACTTAGGGAAGACAACCGTGCTGGCCAAAGACACGCCGGCCTTTATTGCCAACCGTGTGGGCATTTATGCCATTATGCAGGGCCTGCAGGTGATGAACAAGCTCGGACTGAACGTGGATGAAGTGGACCGTATCTCCGGCCCGGTTATCGGTCGCCCTAAATCGGCTACGTTCCGCACGCTGGATGTAGTGGGGTTGGATACCCTGGCCAATGTGGCAAACGGCCTCTACCAGACCGGCGAGCAAGACGAATCCAGAGAGCTGTTTAAGCTGCCGGGCTACCTGCAGCAGATGGTAGAGAACAAATGGCTAGGCGATAAGACCGGTCAGGGCTTTTACAAGAAAACGAAAGACGCCAGCGGTAAAACCGAGATCCTGACGCTTGACCTGAACACGCTGGAATACGGCCCAAAACAACGCGCCAAGTTTCAGAGCCTGGAAGTGCTCAAGCCCATCGAAGACCTGAAGAAACGGGTAAAAGCATTTTCCGGTCAGTCCGATAAAGCCGCGCAGTTCTTTAATGAGTCGTTGTATGGTTTGTTCCAGTATGTGAGCAACCGCATTCCGGAGATCTCCGACGAACTATACCGCATAGACGATGCCATGCGTGCCGGCTTTGGCTGGGAGCTGGGCCCCTTCGAATACTGGGATGCTCTGGGCGCCCGCGAAGGCGTGCAGCGCATGTTGGAAGCGGGCTACAAACCGGCAGCCTGGGTCGAGGAGATGCTCAACCACGGCAAAGAATCCTTCTATATTGTGGAGAACGGCCAGCGCCGCTTCTACGACATCCAGAGCAAAGAATACAAAGCCATACCGGGTGCAGAGAGCTTTATTATACTAAATAACTTGCGCGGCAGCAAAACGGTGTGGGAAAACAGCGGCGCCAGCCTCATCGACCTGGGCGATGGCATCCTGAACGTAGAGTTCCACACCAAGATGAATACCATGGGCGGCGACGTGATCATGGGGCTGAACAAAGGAATTGAGCTGGCCGAGAAAGAATTCCGGGGCATGGTGGTCGGCAGCGACGGCGCTAACTTCTCTGCCGGTGCCAACGTGGGTTTGATCTACATGTATGCCCTGGACCAGGATTTCGATGAACTCAACATGATCATCCGCCAGTTCCAGAACACCATGATGCGCATGCGCTACTCGGCCATACCAGTGGTGGGCGCGCCGCACGGCCTTACGCTGGGCGGCGGCTGCGAGCTGAACCTACACGTGGACCACATTCAGGCAGCTGCCGAAACCTACATGGGCCTGGTAGAGTTTGGCGTAGGCCTGATTCCGGGTGGCGGCGGCACCAAAGAGATGACCTTGCGCGCTGCCGACATGTATGCCGACGGCGACATCGAGTATAACGACCTGAAGAACGTTTACCTCAACATCGGCATGGCCAAAGTGTCTACCTCGGCCAAAGAAGCGGTAGAACTGGGCTATATGCGCAAGCGCGACGGCATTACCATCAACAGCAACCGCTTGCTGGCCGATGCCAAAGCACAGGCCATCCTGCTGGCCGAAGCAGGCTATACCAGGCCGGTGCCGCGCACCAACATCAAAGTGCAGGGCAAAGGCGCGCTGGCCATGTTCCTGACCGGTGCCAACGCCATGTATACGGGCCGCTACATCTCCGAGCACGACAAGAAGATCTCGCACAAGCTGGCTTACGTGATGTGCGGCGGCGACCTGTCGGCGC
- a CDS encoding MarR family winged helix-turn-helix transcriptional regulator — translation MKPEETVDYNFKVCWHAIARMYNTEAAKNDITTSIGFVLLNIDQENGTPATKIAPLLGLEARSLTRILKSMEEQGLIYKVSDERDKRLVRIFLTEKGLEKKEVSRLTVKQFNHKVRQEVPQEELEVFFKVCGRILGLIENKAIF, via the coding sequence ATGAAGCCCGAAGAAACTGTAGACTATAACTTTAAAGTATGTTGGCATGCCATCGCGCGGATGTATAACACCGAGGCGGCCAAAAACGATATTACCACTTCCATTGGTTTTGTGCTGCTCAACATAGACCAGGAAAATGGCACGCCCGCCACTAAAATTGCCCCGCTGCTCGGCCTGGAAGCACGCAGCCTCACCCGTATTCTCAAAAGTATGGAAGAGCAGGGACTTATCTACAAAGTATCTGACGAGCGCGACAAGCGCCTGGTACGCATTTTCCTGACTGAAAAAGGGTTGGAGAAAAAAGAAGTATCGCGCCTGACGGTAAAGCAATTCAATCATAAAGTGCGGCAGGAGGTACCCCAGGAAGAACTGGAGGTATTCTTTAAAGTATGCGGCCGCATTCTGGGCCTGATAGAGAACAAAGCAATCTTTTAA
- a CDS encoding AMP-dependent synthetase/ligase — MNISRTFDLLPDQLQKYPQPDCLAVKLNGKWEKYSTQEVQDYANRVSLGLLKLGVGKNDKVAIISFNRPEWVLADFGIQQIGAISVPMYPTITVEDYRYIFNDAEVKIIFVSDSSLYNKVVAATEGMASVQAIYTFEEVKGASNWQEVLALGEGEDVQQLEPLKAAVQPDDTLTIIYTSGTTGNPKGVMLTHKNLVSNVLGTEPFVPFNNTHRALSFLPLCHVFERMLLYLYFRMGVSIYYAESIEKVADNLKEVKPHVFTTVPRLLEKIYDKIVATGMELTGAKRKLFFWALELGLKYDTQQDQGWWYNQQLALANKLIFSKWREALGGNVICIVSGGAALQPRLARVFWSANIRVLEGYGLTETSPVITVNRYEPENNMIGTVGLPIDGVEVKIAEADSEILTRGPHVMKGYYKKPELTAEAIDADGWFHTGDIGEMVEGKYLKITDRKKEMFKTSGGKYIAPQPIENKLKESVMIEQVMVVGEGEKYAAALIVPSFVALQDWANHKGINYTSDKEMLTHPDVLEKFKREIAKTNADLPQYETIKKFKLLPSMWTVESGELTPTLKVKRKMISANNKSLIESMFK, encoded by the coding sequence ATGAATATCAGCCGTACGTTTGATCTGCTTCCTGATCAACTTCAGAAGTATCCGCAGCCCGATTGCCTGGCTGTTAAACTTAATGGTAAGTGGGAGAAATACAGTACGCAGGAGGTGCAGGACTATGCCAACCGGGTGAGTCTGGGCCTTTTGAAGTTAGGTGTCGGCAAAAACGATAAAGTAGCCATTATCTCGTTTAACCGCCCGGAGTGGGTGCTGGCCGATTTTGGCATTCAGCAGATCGGGGCCATCAGCGTGCCCATGTACCCAACCATTACGGTTGAGGATTACCGCTATATTTTTAACGATGCGGAGGTAAAGATCATTTTTGTATCGGATTCCAGCCTGTATAACAAAGTAGTGGCCGCTACCGAAGGCATGGCCAGTGTGCAGGCCATTTATACGTTTGAGGAGGTGAAAGGCGCCAGCAACTGGCAGGAAGTGCTGGCCCTGGGCGAAGGAGAGGACGTGCAGCAACTTGAGCCGCTGAAAGCCGCCGTGCAGCCCGACGATACCCTGACTATTATCTATACATCGGGCACCACCGGAAATCCGAAGGGCGTTATGCTGACGCACAAGAACCTGGTGAGTAACGTGCTGGGAACCGAACCTTTTGTGCCTTTTAACAACACGCACCGGGCGCTTAGCTTTTTGCCGCTTTGCCATGTGTTTGAGCGCATGCTGCTTTACTTATACTTTAGAATGGGCGTGTCTATTTACTATGCCGAAAGTATAGAAAAGGTAGCCGACAACCTGAAAGAAGTAAAACCGCATGTGTTTACCACTGTGCCGCGGCTGCTCGAAAAGATCTACGACAAGATCGTGGCTACCGGCATGGAGCTGACCGGTGCAAAGCGCAAGCTCTTTTTCTGGGCGCTGGAGCTGGGCCTGAAGTATGATACACAACAGGACCAGGGTTGGTGGTATAACCAGCAACTGGCGCTGGCCAATAAGCTTATCTTCAGCAAATGGCGCGAGGCGCTGGGCGGCAACGTCATCTGCATTGTGTCGGGTGGCGCGGCGCTACAGCCCCGTTTGGCGCGCGTATTCTGGTCGGCCAACATCCGCGTGTTGGAAGGCTACGGCCTGACCGAAACCTCGCCTGTGATTACGGTAAACCGCTACGAGCCTGAAAACAATATGATTGGCACCGTTGGGCTGCCCATTGATGGCGTGGAGGTGAAAATAGCCGAAGCCGATAGTGAAATACTGACGCGCGGACCGCATGTGATGAAAGGCTATTACAAAAAGCCCGAGCTGACAGCCGAAGCCATTGATGCGGACGGCTGGTTCCACACCGGCGACATCGGCGAAATGGTAGAGGGCAAGTACCTCAAGATCACGGATCGCAAAAAAGAGATGTTCAAGACCTCCGGCGGCAAGTATATCGCGCCGCAGCCAATTGAGAATAAACTGAAGGAGTCGGTGATGATCGAGCAGGTCATGGTGGTGGGCGAAGGCGAAAAGTATGCCGCGGCGCTGATCGTGCCCTCATTTGTAGCCCTGCAGGATTGGGCGAATCATAAAGGTATCAACTATACGTCGGATAAAGAGATGCTGACGCACCCGGACGTGCTGGAGAAATTCAAGCGTGAGATAGCCAAAACAAACGCCGACCTGCCGCAGTACGAAACCATCAAAAAGTTTAAGCTCCTGCCCAGCATGTGGACGGTAGAAAGCGGTGAGCTGACCCCAACCCTAAAAGTGAAGCGCAAGATGATCTCCGCCAATAACAAAAGCCTGATCGAAAGTATGTTTAAGTAA
- a CDS encoding formimidoylglutamase yields the protein MNLAIFFEPLNEDAFASLTKPRTLGAYVSRFVSKFPDWRGADIALIGINETRGRQADAPAEQPAASAPARAVRQKLYSLNKGAGRCRLVDLGNLRPGITLEDTYLRLKEIVEVMLSHHTIPIIIGGSQDLEYGQYLGYEHLERAVNMVTVDSSVDMTEDQDVMPNKKQLRQILMHEPNYLFSLGQIGYQSYLVEPEVMGTLEKMHFEAYRVGEVHRNVQEMEPVVRVADLLTFDVSAIRHQDAPGYEPANPFGLTGEEACQLCWYAGQNDALTSLGIYEYQPELDERELTATTIATMIWYFIEGYYHRKNELGFTSRQFTKYAVAFNEGPDRMVFYKSKQSEKWWLEVEPLSGSGNGSRVVPCSYDDYVQATKGEVPNRWIMTQARIG from the coding sequence ATGAACCTAGCCATCTTTTTTGAGCCCCTGAACGAGGATGCATTTGCCTCCCTTACAAAGCCGCGCACGCTGGGCGCTTACGTCAGCCGCTTTGTAAGCAAGTTCCCGGACTGGCGCGGGGCCGATATTGCCCTGATAGGTATAAACGAGACCCGCGGCCGCCAGGCTGACGCCCCCGCCGAGCAACCCGCGGCCAGCGCGCCGGCCCGTGCTGTGCGCCAGAAGCTCTACAGCCTGAACAAAGGAGCCGGCCGCTGCCGGCTTGTGGACCTGGGCAACCTGCGGCCGGGCATTACGCTGGAGGATACTTACCTGCGCCTGAAAGAAATTGTAGAAGTGATGCTTTCGCACCACACCATCCCCATCATCATCGGCGGCTCGCAGGACTTGGAGTATGGCCAGTACCTGGGCTACGAGCACCTGGAGCGCGCCGTGAACATGGTGACAGTAGACAGCAGCGTGGACATGACGGAAGACCAGGATGTGATGCCCAATAAAAAGCAGCTCCGCCAGATCCTAATGCATGAGCCCAACTACCTTTTCAGCCTCGGCCAGATCGGGTATCAATCCTATTTGGTGGAGCCGGAAGTAATGGGCACCCTGGAGAAAATGCATTTCGAAGCCTACCGGGTGGGCGAAGTGCACCGCAACGTACAGGAAATGGAACCCGTAGTACGCGTGGCAGACTTGCTCACGTTCGATGTGTCGGCCATACGCCACCAGGATGCGCCCGGCTACGAACCGGCAAACCCTTTTGGCCTGACGGGCGAGGAAGCTTGCCAGCTCTGCTGGTATGCGGGCCAGAACGATGCGCTCACTTCGCTGGGCATTTATGAATACCAGCCCGAACTGGACGAGCGCGAGCTAACGGCCACCACCATTGCTACCATGATCTGGTATTTTATAGAAGGCTATTATCATCGTAAAAATGAGCTGGGATTTACCAGCCGGCAGTTCACCAAGTATGCGGTGGCGTTTAACGAAGGCCCAGACCGGATGGTGTTTTACAAAAGCAAGCAAAGCGAGAAATGGTGGCTGGAAGTAGAGCCCCTTTCGGGCAGTGGCAATGGCAGCCGCGTGGTGCCCTGCAGCTACGACGATTATGTGCAGGCAACCAAAGGCGAAGTGCCCAACCGCTGGATCATGACGCAGGCACGCATTGGGTAA
- a CDS encoding cytochrome b5 domain-containing protein, with the protein MNLPEYTLQQLALRNGQDREDIWVAYKGIIYDVKKSRLWRNGRHYEHWAGQDLTAELKDAPHNANVFDKFEAVGLVRHHFTENKV; encoded by the coding sequence ATGAACCTCCCGGAATACACCCTGCAGCAGCTGGCCTTACGCAATGGCCAGGACCGGGAAGATATCTGGGTAGCGTACAAGGGCATCATTTACGATGTAAAAAAATCAAGGCTGTGGCGCAATGGCCGCCACTACGAGCATTGGGCAGGCCAGGACCTGACAGCGGAACTGAAAGACGCCCCACACAATGCAAATGTGTTTGATAAGTTTGAGGCAGTCGGCCTCGTCAGGCATCACTTTACCGAAAATAAAGTATAA
- the murQ gene encoding N-acetylmuramic acid 6-phosphate etherase: protein MSTTESASNYDALEQMSVRELLENINREDKTVPFAVEKAIAQLEALVNATVERLQQGGRLFYIGAGTSGRLGIVDASECPPTFGVPHGLVIGIIAGGDGAIRKAVEFAEDDTEQAWKDLQHYGVNEKDMVVGLAASGGTPYVIGGLEACRQQGISTGCIVCNAGTPVAAVAAFPVEVITGAEFLTGSTRMKAGTGQKLALNMLTTSVMIKLGHVRGNKMVDMQLSNKKLVDRGIRMLMEELQLPRPEAAALLKKYGSVRAASDAFRNSGAQKQL, encoded by the coding sequence TTGTCTACTACAGAATCGGCTTCCAATTACGATGCACTAGAGCAGATGAGCGTGCGGGAACTGCTGGAAAACATAAACCGGGAGGATAAGACCGTGCCCTTTGCCGTGGAAAAGGCTATTGCGCAGCTGGAAGCTCTTGTAAATGCCACTGTGGAGCGCCTGCAGCAGGGCGGCCGGTTGTTTTATATCGGGGCTGGCACCAGCGGCCGCCTGGGCATTGTGGATGCCTCGGAATGCCCGCCCACCTTCGGCGTACCGCACGGCCTGGTGATCGGCATTATAGCCGGCGGTGATGGGGCCATCCGTAAAGCGGTGGAGTTTGCCGAAGACGACACCGAACAGGCCTGGAAAGACCTGCAGCATTACGGCGTAAACGAGAAAGATATGGTGGTGGGCCTTGCCGCATCGGGGGGCACACCTTACGTAATTGGCGGCCTGGAAGCCTGCCGCCAGCAAGGGATAAGCACCGGCTGTATTGTGTGCAATGCAGGCACGCCGGTAGCGGCCGTTGCAGCATTCCCGGTAGAGGTTATTACGGGGGCGGAGTTTTTAACGGGCAGCACCCGCATGAAAGCGGGCACCGGCCAGAAGCTGGCGCTCAACATGCTCACCACTTCGGTAATGATAAAGCTAGGCCATGTGCGCGGAAACAAGATGGTAGACATGCAGCTTTCGAATAAGAAGCTGGTAGACCGTGGCATCCGCATGCTGATGGAAGAACTGCAACTACCCCGCCCCGAAGCAGCCGCCCTGCTAAAGAAGTATGGCAGCGTGCGTGCCGCCAGCGATGCTTTCAGAAACAGCGGCGCTCAGAAGCAACTATAA
- a CDS encoding PG1828 family lipoprotein — protein sequence MKKVFGLLFVAGLFVFASCNNTEEAATESETTETTVDETTTTVDTTAVEVDSTAAPVDSVQ from the coding sequence ATGAAAAAAGTATTTGGTTTACTTTTCGTTGCTGGTCTTTTCGTTTTCGCATCTTGCAACAACACTGAAGAAGCAGCTACTGAGTCTGAAACTACTGAAACTACAGTAGACGAAACTACAACAACTGTTGACACTACTGCTGTAGAAGTTGATTCTACTGCTGCGCCAGTTGATTCTGTTCAGTAA
- the der gene encoding ribosome biogenesis GTPase Der translates to MSNIIAIVGRPNVGKSTLFNRLVGHRQAIMDNESGVTRDRSYGHGDWCGKYFTVIDTGGYVHGSDDIFEGEINKQVQLAIQEADVILFMVDVDAGLTGLDEEFANVLRRSDKPILLVANKSDSTARMHQMGEFYSLGIGEEIFPISSQSGSGTGELLDEVVKHFKDEGVEDPDAGIPKIAVLGRPNAGKSSFVNLLLGVERNIVTEIAGTTRDAIHSRYNAFGKEFILVDTAGLRRKSKVNEDIEFYSVMRSVRALEDADVCIVMLDATRGIEAQDVNIITLAEKNRKGIVILVNKWDLVEKDTNSTKEFEEMILDRIAPIKYVPVVFTSVITKQRIHKAVEKAMEVYENKTRKISTSKLNDQLLPDIERYPPPAIKGKLVKIKYITQLPTHNPTFAFFCNLPQYIKESYTRYLENRLREHFGFEGVPIKLVFRKK, encoded by the coding sequence ATGTCAAACATCATTGCTATTGTAGGCCGCCCCAACGTGGGCAAGTCTACCCTTTTTAACCGCCTTGTGGGCCATCGGCAAGCCATCATGGACAATGAGAGCGGCGTTACCCGCGACAGAAGCTATGGCCATGGCGACTGGTGCGGCAAGTATTTTACCGTGATCGACACCGGCGGCTACGTGCACGGCTCCGACGATATTTTTGAAGGCGAGATAAACAAGCAGGTGCAGCTAGCCATACAGGAGGCTGACGTGATCCTGTTTATGGTAGACGTGGATGCCGGCCTGACCGGGCTCGACGAGGAGTTTGCCAACGTGCTGCGCCGCTCGGACAAGCCTATTCTGCTGGTAGCCAACAAATCCGACTCTACGGCGCGCATGCACCAGATGGGCGAGTTTTATTCGCTGGGTATAGGCGAGGAAATTTTCCCGATCTCGTCGCAAAGCGGCTCCGGCACCGGCGAGTTGCTGGACGAAGTGGTGAAGCATTTTAAAGACGAAGGCGTAGAAGACCCGGATGCCGGCATTCCGAAGATTGCCGTGCTGGGCCGCCCGAATGCGGGCAAGTCGTCGTTTGTGAACCTGCTGCTGGGTGTGGAGCGCAACATCGTAACCGAAATTGCCGGCACGACCCGCGACGCGATCCACTCGCGCTACAACGCCTTTGGCAAAGAGTTTATACTAGTGGATACGGCCGGATTGCGCCGCAAAAGCAAAGTGAACGAAGACATTGAGTTTTACTCGGTTATGCGCTCGGTGCGCGCTCTGGAAGATGCGGACGTGTGTATTGTAATGCTGGACGCCACTCGTGGCATTGAAGCACAGGATGTGAACATCATTACGCTGGCTGAAAAAAACCGCAAAGGCATTGTTATTCTGGTAAACAAGTGGGACCTGGTGGAGAAAGACACCAACTCTACCAAAGAGTTTGAGGAGATGATCCTGGACCGCATTGCCCCGATCAAGTATGTGCCTGTTGTCTTTACATCGGTAATAACCAAGCAGCGTATCCACAAGGCTGTGGAGAAAGCCATGGAGGTGTATGAGAACAAGACCCGGAAAATCTCGACATCCAAGCTCAACGACCAGTTGCTGCCCGATATCGAGCGCTATCCGCCGCCCGCTATCAAAGGCAAGCTTGTTAAGATTAAATACATTACGCAGCTGCCTACGCACAACCCGACCTTTGCCTTTTTCTGTAACCTGCCGCAGTACATCAAGGAGTCGTATACGCGCTACCTGGAAAACAGATTACGGGAGCACTTTGGCTTTGAGGGCGTGCCGATAAAACTGGTATTCCGTAAAAAATAA
- the era gene encoding GTPase Era produces MAETPHKAGFVSIVGKPNVGKSTLMNALVGEKLSIITSKAQTTRHRIMGILNGDDFQIVYSDTPGIIKPQYALHESMMSFVRTSLEDADVILFVTDIYEKHDEEDVIKRLQYAQVPVLLLINKIDQATEEELNEKVAYWQEKMNPTEILPISALHGFGLEHLFSRLLHFLPEHPAYFPKDELTDKPERFFVSEMIREKIFLNYKKEIPYSCEVVVEEFKEEEEIIRIRAEISVERKSQKGIVIGHKGEALKKVGTQARVDMEEFFQKKIFLDLYVRVNENWRTDQKLLRRFGYSE; encoded by the coding sequence ATGGCCGAGACACCGCATAAAGCCGGATTTGTAAGTATCGTGGGCAAGCCAAATGTGGGCAAGTCTACGCTGATGAACGCCTTGGTGGGGGAGAAGCTCTCTATCATTACCTCCAAAGCACAAACCACGCGCCACCGCATCATGGGCATCCTGAACGGTGACGACTTCCAGATCGTCTACTCCGACACGCCCGGCATCATCAAACCGCAGTATGCGCTGCACGAATCAATGATGAGCTTTGTGCGCACCTCGCTCGAGGACGCGGATGTGATCCTGTTTGTGACCGACATCTATGAGAAGCACGACGAAGAAGATGTGATCAAGCGCCTGCAGTATGCACAGGTGCCGGTATTGCTGCTCATTAACAAGATAGACCAGGCCACGGAAGAGGAGCTGAACGAAAAGGTAGCTTACTGGCAGGAGAAAATGAACCCGACGGAAATACTGCCTATTTCGGCGCTGCATGGCTTCGGACTGGAACATTTGTTCTCGCGCCTGCTGCATTTCCTGCCCGAGCATCCGGCTTATTTCCCGAAAGATGAACTGACCGACAAGCCCGAGCGTTTCTTCGTGTCGGAGATGATCCGCGAGAAGATCTTCCTCAACTATAAAAAGGAGATCCCTTACAGCTGCGAAGTAGTGGTAGAGGAATTTAAAGAAGAAGAAGAGATCATCCGTATCCGGGCCGAGATCAGCGTGGAGCGCAAAAGCCAGAAAGGCATTGTGATCGGCCACAAAGGCGAAGCCCTGAAAAAAGTTGGCACGCAGGCCCGTGTGGATATGGAAGAGTTCTTCCAGAAAAAAATATTTCTTGATTTATACGTGCGCGTGAACGAGAACTGGCGAACCGACCAGAAGCTGTTACGCCGATTCGGCTACAGCGAGTAA
- the hemH gene encoding ferrochelatase, translating to MSKKNTGKIGVLLVNLGTPDTPNTPDVRKYLREFLLDKRVIDIHPVARYGLINGIIAPFRAPKSAKIYQQLWTDRGSPLLYHGLDLQQKLQQALGNGYHVAFGMRYQSPSIKNALEELREQSVDRIIVLPLFPQYASASTGSVQDKIMEIVKDWWVIPSINFISSFCDDPGFIKAFAELGKQHMAQDSYDHVIFSYHGLPERQVLKGSDKGYCQLGACCNTYNKRNKYCYRAACFATSRLLAEQLGLREDQYTVTFQSRLLKDPWLQPYTDEVLKTLPAKGIKKVLAYSPAFVADCLETTIEVGVEFKEMFEHAGGEKWQLVESLNSSDTWVEAVKDLVLQH from the coding sequence ATGAGCAAAAAAAACACTGGTAAGATAGGGGTGCTGCTGGTAAACCTCGGTACGCCGGATACGCCTAACACGCCTGACGTCCGGAAATACCTGCGCGAGTTCCTGCTGGACAAGCGCGTGATCGACATACATCCTGTGGCCCGCTACGGCCTGATTAACGGCATTATCGCGCCGTTCCGCGCGCCTAAATCTGCCAAAATATACCAGCAACTCTGGACAGACCGCGGCTCGCCGCTGCTTTACCACGGCCTGGACCTGCAGCAAAAGCTGCAGCAGGCGTTGGGCAACGGCTACCACGTGGCGTTTGGCATGCGCTACCAGAGCCCAAGTATAAAAAATGCGCTAGAAGAACTGCGCGAGCAAAGCGTGGACCGCATCATCGTATTGCCGCTGTTCCCGCAGTATGCCTCGGCTTCAACCGGTTCGGTGCAGGACAAGATCATGGAGATCGTGAAGGATTGGTGGGTGATCCCAAGTATAAATTTCATCTCTTCCTTCTGCGACGATCCCGGCTTTATCAAAGCTTTTGCGGAACTGGGCAAACAGCACATGGCACAGGACAGCTATGACCACGTGATCTTCAGTTACCATGGTTTGCCGGAGCGCCAGGTGCTGAAAGGAAGTGACAAAGGCTACTGCCAGCTGGGCGCCTGCTGCAACACATATAACAAGCGTAACAAATACTGCTACCGTGCGGCCTGTTTTGCTACCTCGCGTTTGCTAGCCGAGCAACTAGGCTTGCGCGAAGATCAATACACTGTCACCTTCCAATCCAGGCTATTGAAAGACCCGTGGCTGCAGCCTTACACCGACGAAGTGCTGAAAACATTGCCTGCCAAAGGCATCAAGAAAGTGCTGGCCTACAGCCCTGCCTTTGTGGCCGACTGCCTCGAGACCACCATCGAAGTTGGCGTGGAATTTAAGGAGATGTTTGAGCATGCCGGCGGCGAGAAATGGCAACTGGTAGAAAGCCTAAACTCCAGCGACACCTGGGTGGAAGCGGTAAAGGACTTGGTACTGCAACACTAA